The Cytobacillus oceanisediminis genomic interval TATCATGCAAACCAATTTGACTGCCAGGGCTGCAATGGAACCGGACTGTATTCAGAATGGAATAGTTTATCATAATATAATGGCCATGATCCTCATGCTTCTTATGGATCATGGCCTTATTTTGGATTTTAAGCTAATGCCTTGTTTGACTCGAATTCTTTTTTAATTTGTTTTAAAAGCTCCTGATTGGTTAACACTTCATACCCCGTAAGAGCCATTGCCTTCGCTCCAAGGATCATGGCTTCTCTAGCCTGCTCACTCATAGCAGCTTCTCGGAATTCATGTGTGTGGCAGGCATATGCCTCATTGCAGATTTTAATATAAGGATGAATGGAAGGTGCCGCCTGGCTGACATTCCCCATGTCAAGAGAACCTGACCCGTCCTTCTGTTCCAGAATTTCCTCCTCATTCACACCAAGGGAAATCAGTTCTTTATTGAATGCTTCTGATAAGGGGCTGTTCGTAACCATATCATCATAAGAGAACTCATAAAATGACCACTTCATTTCGGCACCAGTCTGCAGAGCTGCCCCTTCTGCACATTTCTTGACCTTTTCTACAAGTTCATTCACATATTCACGTTTGGCTGCACGAACATAAAATTGGGCAACCGCATAGTCCGGAACCACGTTTGCGGCTTTGCCCCCTTCCGTGATAATGCCATGGATTCTGACATCAGGTTTGATATGCTGGCGCAGAGCGTTTATACTGCTAAACGTTTGCAGGACAGCGTCCAAAGCATTTATTCCCAAATGCGGGCTGGCAGCTGCATGTGCTGATTTCCCAAAAAATTCAAACTGTATGGCATCCATTGCCAGTGATGACCCGCTCTTCACATAATTGTCAAGGGGATGAACCATGATCGCTGCATCCAAAACATCAAAAATACCCGCTTCGGCCATGGTCACCTTACCGCCCTTCGTCTCCTCTGCCGGCGTGCCAAAGACAATAACCTTTCCCCCAGTTTCATGAATCACTTTACTTAGTCCTATTCCTGCAGCAATCCCCATCGTGCCGATTAGATTATGACCGCATGCATGCCCTACTTCAGGCAGTGCATCGTATTCTGACATATACCCAATCACAGGACCTTCTTTCCCGCTGTCATAAGTTGCCGTAAATGCAGTCGGTAAACCGCAGGTGCCGATTTCTACAGAAAAACCATGCCTTTCAAGCTCCTCTGTCAATACTTTGCATGCCTTGTACTCTTCATGTCCCAGTTCGGGATTCTCACCAATATAAGTGCTTATTCTATAAAAGTCGTCTTGAAGTTCATCAATTTGTTTAATAATCAGATTCTTTCCCATGAATTATCTGCTCTCCTAATCCGCAATTCTATATATTTATTCATCAATAGTTATAATAATACAATACTATTTTGTTTTCAGCAGGAAAATATGACTTCTATTTCGTTATTTTTTCCAGTGGCCGCTCAATGATCAGCGCATCTTCCCAGTCCTTGCACACATCCACCCAGGCTTTTGCATCTGAATATGTATTAATTTCAGCAGGTGTCAGTTCAATGGCGGAATTGCTGCTTCCGCATGCAGGGAAAAGGGTCTCGAATCTTTTCATAGATTCATCCAGATATACATCCAGGTCATTTTTCAGTCCAAATGGACACACTCCGCCTACGGCATGGCCGGTCTGTTCGAGAACTTCCTCCGCTGAAAGCATCCGAGGTTTGAAACCGAACGTTTTCCGGAACTTCTTGTTATCAATTTTGGCATCGCCTGCTGCCACCACAAGAATTGCTTCATCCCCATCACCTCTGAAGGAAAGAGTCTTGGCAATTTGTGCAGGGCTGACACCGATTGTTTCAGCAGCCTGTTCCACTGTTGCGCTTAAAGAATCAAACTCCATTACATCTTGTTCCCGATCCCATTTTTTAAAATGGGTTTTCACACTTTCAATTGACATTCAAACTCACCCTTCCCCTAAGTCCATAAAATCTTATATATATTCAATATTTATACTTTATAGTTGTCTATTTTAACATACAATCAGATCATGTCACCGGGATAATTTCTTTTTATCAGAAGATTCGCATTTGCTCTTATTGGTTTCTTGCAATAATATAAATTTATATATTGAAACCACAGATTTAAAGAAGGATTATGTATGAAACAGACTATTCCATATAAATTTATAGGAGGAAGAATTGCCAAAACCGGACTGGCTGTTTTTATAACAGCTTTTATTTGCCATATGCTGGATTGGCCAGCCATGTTTGCTGTGATTACGGCCATCGTTACAATTGAGCCCACTGTTGCGGACTCCATTCGGAAAGCATATGTCAGGTTTCCGGCGGCAGCTATTGGTGCGGGATTTGCTGTATTATTTACGTTCATTTTCGGGGACAGCCCGTACAGTTATGCTTCCGTATCGCTTACGACAATCATTGTCTGCCATAAGCTTAAACTTCATGATGGAATGCTGGTGGCTACATTGACGGGTGTCGCTATGATCTCAACGGTACAGGACCATTATCTGTCCTCTTTTTTCATTCGATTGGGGACAACCACAATCGGTATTGTCGTTTCTACAGCAGTTAACTTTTTTGTCATGCCGCCCAATTACTCCAAATCAATTATAAAAAATATACATGCGCTTTACAGACGATCCGGTGACATTTTACACAAAAGAGGCCTTGAAATTTTTAATTCACAGGGATCTGATGGCACTGTCCGTTCTGATTTTCAAAGACTTATTAAAGATATCGATAAAACGGAAACTTTATGCCATTATCAAAAAGCTGAATATAGGTATCACCGATTTAGCCGTGAGGATATGCGCAACTTTCATTATGAATATAAAAAACTGACTATTTTAAGGCAGATTACCTATCACGTGGGAAACTTGATCTTTCTGCCGACTGGCCTGCCGGAGCTGGAGGAGGACAGGAAAAAGGCTGCCGTTGCTGTTCTTGATGATATAAAAGACAGCCTATATGACCCGGGATTTCTTATTTCAGAAAGCCATCATAAAAAAATCAGCGAAGTAACACAGTGGTTTATTGAGCAAAAACAGCTGAACCCTGCGGGCGGTTTAAAACCGCGCACACACCACCATGTCCAGCCTGAAACAGCCATTCTATATGAGATTCTCTCTATCCATGACTTAATTGAGGAATTGAATCAAATTCAGACTATGGAAATTAAGCACCGGAAGCTTTTAAAAGTCCCCCTTGAAGCAGGTGCCCATAAAAGGCGGGGAGCAGGCATGAATGAATAAATGAAGACCGGGAATTCAAATCCCCGGTCTTTTCTTTCGTTAGGAAGGTATACTCGCTTTATCGAGCAAATATCCTGCTATTATTCTTGTTAATACATCACGGTCCATTTGCAGCATGGGAACCCCTGCAGCTGCAAGCAGCTTTTCCGTATTGTCTGATGGGAAATCAATGGTCCGCTGGAAATAACTGTGGAAAATGCTCATTGAATCATGAAAAGCCTTTTCTTCATTTGTCATTTCTGCAGATGATCCAGGGACACACATCTCCAATTGCGGAAAATCCAGTACCTCTTTTACTATTTCATATACATCTGATTGCAGAGGCGGGTTAGGGTTTGTAATATTGTATATCCCGCCATTTTCTGCATGAATCAAGGCGGCATCCAATGTATCTATAACATAATTCACTGGCACAAAATTCTGGGCAACTTCAGGATCCAAATAGATTCTGCAGCTTTGGCTGTCTTGTCTTCGCTTGGCCCGTTTTTTTAAGATCTTGATGCCTTTTAGAAATCCATATAAGCCGAAGTTTGTATCCGCTTCACCTGTTCTGGAATCACCGATGATAATACCGGGACGGAGAATAACAATATCAAGTTTATCCCGGAATGTATATACTAGGTGTTCTGCCTCGCATTTGGAAGCTTCATAGGGATTTACAAAACGCCTGTCCGCAGAGTAAAGAGCCTCCGTCCCCAAAATCTCTGTCCCAACCGTATAGGCGGTACTGATATATAAAACTTTTGGACAATTTATTTCCAAAGCAAGATTCAGAACATTTTCTGTTCCTCCCACATTCACTTTAAAAGTCGTATCCCGATCCTTTTCATCAAATGATAGAAGTGCTGCACTATGGTATAAGGCATCCATCTTTCCTTTTAAGGAATTCACAAGTTCTCTATTTAATCCAAGATGCTCTTCTGTAACATCGCCTTCCAATATATGAATCTGCCTGGAAAAATCGCTTCCTTCGCCTTGCATGAAGGCATCCAGCCGCTTTCTGCTCCTGACTAATAAATAAAGTTCATGCCCCTGTTCCAAAAGCTTTAATGAAAGCTTTTTCCCTAAAAAACCGTTTGCACCT includes:
- a CDS encoding YbaK/EbsC family protein, with amino-acid sequence MSIESVKTHFKKWDREQDVMEFDSLSATVEQAAETIGVSPAQIAKTLSFRGDGDEAILVVAAGDAKIDNKKFRKTFGFKPRMLSAEEVLEQTGHAVGGVCPFGLKNDLDVYLDESMKRFETLFPACGSSNSAIELTPAEINTYSDAKAWVDVCKDWEDALIIERPLEKITK
- a CDS encoding FUSC family protein — its product is MKQTIPYKFIGGRIAKTGLAVFITAFICHMLDWPAMFAVITAIVTIEPTVADSIRKAYVRFPAAAIGAGFAVLFTFIFGDSPYSYASVSLTTIIVCHKLKLHDGMLVATLTGVAMISTVQDHYLSSFFIRLGTTTIGIVVSTAVNFFVMPPNYSKSIIKNIHALYRRSGDILHKRGLEIFNSQGSDGTVRSDFQRLIKDIDKTETLCHYQKAEYRYHRFSREDMRNFHYEYKKLTILRQITYHVGNLIFLPTGLPELEEDRKKAAVAVLDDIKDSLYDPGFLISESHHKKISEVTQWFIEQKQLNPAGGLKPRTHHHVQPETAILYEILSIHDLIEELNQIQTMEIKHRKLLKVPLEAGAHKRRGAGMNE
- a CDS encoding SDR family NAD(P)-dependent oxidoreductase yields the protein MNILITGANGFLGKKLSLKLLEQGHELYLLVRSRKRLDAFMQGEGSDFSRQIHILEGDVTEEHLGLNRELVNSLKGKMDALYHSAALLSFDEKDRDTTFKVNVGGTENVLNLALEINCPKVLYISTAYTVGTEILGTEALYSADRRFVNPYEASKCEAEHLVYTFRDKLDIVILRPGIIIGDSRTGEADTNFGLYGFLKGIKILKKRAKRRQDSQSCRIYLDPEVAQNFVPVNYVIDTLDAALIHAENGGIYNITNPNPPLQSDVYEIVKEVLDFPQLEMCVPGSSAEMTNEEKAFHDSMSIFHSYFQRTIDFPSDNTEKLLAAAGVPMLQMDRDVLTRIIAGYLLDKASIPS
- a CDS encoding M20 family metallopeptidase; protein product: MGKNLIIKQIDELQDDFYRISTYIGENPELGHEEYKACKVLTEELERHGFSVEIGTCGLPTAFTATYDSGKEGPVIGYMSEYDALPEVGHACGHNLIGTMGIAAGIGLSKVIHETGGKVIVFGTPAEETKGGKVTMAEAGIFDVLDAAIMVHPLDNYVKSGSSLAMDAIQFEFFGKSAHAAASPHLGINALDAVLQTFSSINALRQHIKPDVRIHGIITEGGKAANVVPDYAVAQFYVRAAKREYVNELVEKVKKCAEGAALQTGAEMKWSFYEFSYDDMVTNSPLSEAFNKELISLGVNEEEILEQKDGSGSLDMGNVSQAAPSIHPYIKICNEAYACHTHEFREAAMSEQAREAMILGAKAMALTGYEVLTNQELLKQIKKEFESNKALA